A window of Cheilinus undulatus linkage group 1, ASM1832078v1, whole genome shotgun sequence contains these coding sequences:
- the tssc4 gene encoding protein TSSC4, whose product MCDLEKGDLVEDEDELSVSDDSEPEERPMLAPFDPDLDHSDDDDDDEEVRAPAGCSEKSQFSLKGGGSAFSHRTHSIFDCLDSLAKPSSSSSSSSSSQNQQTDSVFARPQAPPPSRKTSQPPLSPPNPPKKKWTPDYLLHPERWTHYSLEDVSETSDHGNARAALNFLSALKEGKQEEQSGGDSPVCDLQQRMIYNKPSRPRREEATVRSREKETRLSHLQEEGEEEGRETREDEGRRREAEEEHAEGRTDEEKQRLGEREQEEEKEESGAVFTSFRKMNSKNYRRSSGREED is encoded by the coding sequence atgtGTGACCTGGAAAAAGGCGACCTGGTAGAAGATGAAGACGAACTGTCGGTCAGCGATGATTCTGAGCCTGAGGAGAGACCCATGCTGGCGCCGTTTGACCCTGACCTGGAccacagtgatgatgatgatgatgatgaagaggtCCGCGCTCCGGCTGGATGCAGTGAGAAGTCTCAGTTCAGCCTGAAGGGGGGCGGCTCGGCCTTTTCCCACCGCACCCACAGCATCTTTGACTGTCTGGACAGTCTGGCCAagccctcctcctcttcctcctcctcctcctcctctcagaaCCAGCAGACTGACAGCGTTTTCGCTCGGCCTCAGGCTCCGCCCCCGAGCAGGAAGACCAGCCAGCCTCCACTCAGCCCCCCTAACCCTCCCAAGAAGAAGTGGACCCCGGATTACCTACTGCACCCGGAGCGCTGGACCCACTACAGCCTGGAGGACGTCAGCGAGACGAGCGACCACGGCAACGCCAGGGCCGCCCTCAACTTCCTGTCCGCTCTGAAGGAGGGGAAGCAGGAGGAGCAGAGCGGCGGTGACTCGCCCGTGTGTGACCTCCAGCAGAGGATGATTTATAACAAACCGAGCAGGCCGAGGAGAGAAGAAGCTACtgtgaggagcagagagaaggAGACGCGCCTCAGTCATCTccaggaggagggggaggaggagggcagGGAGACACGGGAGGATGaagggaggagaagagaggcagaggaggagcaCGCCGAGGGTCGAACAGACGAGGAGAAACAGAGACTGGGAgaaagagagcaggaggaggagaaggaggagtcTGGTGCTGTTTTCACCTCCTTTAGGAAGATGAACTCTAAGAACTACAGGAGGAGCTCAGGGAGAGAGGAGGACTGA